One Caulobacter segnis genomic window carries:
- a CDS encoding pentapeptide repeat-containing protein — MSRLGVSIAALTLSLLALSGQAHASIEDKDVAKLTSFGGMCANCDLAGRKLMNAKFTGANFVKSVLIGADLRGAMFYGSNFAGADLSRADLRGAEMRGANFVAANFTDAKMSGMEGSGVNLQSATLVRVDLSSSELHGSQLVGANLQRARLSNAELTGSNLSGANARDADFSNSDLNHAILAGARFEGANFRNADLTGSNLRGAIFNGADFRNADLSAAVLSGADFTGARGLDQDQLDEACGDGGVRLPSGLTVRPCNGLRGARFMLLREMPKAPPAPPAPPKPPKPPKD, encoded by the coding sequence ATGTCCCGCTTGGGCGTTTCCATCGCCGCCTTGACGCTGAGCCTGCTGGCCCTGTCCGGCCAGGCTCACGCCTCGATCGAAGACAAGGACGTCGCCAAGCTGACCTCCTTCGGCGGGATGTGCGCCAACTGCGACCTGGCCGGCCGCAAGCTGATGAACGCCAAGTTCACTGGAGCCAACTTCGTCAAGTCCGTCCTGATCGGCGCCGACCTGCGCGGCGCGATGTTCTACGGCAGCAACTTCGCCGGCGCCGACCTCAGCCGGGCCGACCTGCGCGGCGCCGAGATGCGCGGCGCCAACTTCGTGGCCGCCAACTTCACCGACGCCAAGATGTCGGGCATGGAAGGCAGCGGTGTGAACCTCCAATCGGCCACGTTGGTCCGCGTCGACCTGTCGTCCTCCGAACTTCACGGCTCGCAACTGGTCGGCGCCAACCTGCAACGGGCCCGCCTGTCCAACGCCGAGCTGACTGGCTCGAACCTGTCCGGCGCGAACGCCCGCGACGCCGACTTCTCCAATTCGGATCTCAACCACGCCATCCTGGCCGGCGCGCGGTTCGAAGGCGCCAATTTCCGCAACGCCGACCTGACGGGCTCCAATCTGCGCGGCGCGATCTTCAATGGCGCCGATTTCCGCAACGCCGACCTCAGCGCCGCCGTGCTGTCCGGCGCGGACTTCACCGGCGCCCGCGGCCTGGACCAGGACCAGCTGGACGAGGCCTGCGGCGACGGCGGCGTCCGCCTGCCCTCCGGCCTGACGGTGCGCCCCTGCAACGGTCTGCGCGGTGCGCGCTTCATGCTGCTGCGCGAGATGCCAAAGGCCCCGCCCGCGCCGCCGGCCCCGCCGAAGCCGCCCAAGCCTCCGAAGGACTGA
- the aspS gene encoding aspartate--tRNA ligase: MTSMHAYRTHNCGALRASDTGSTVRLSGWIHRKRDHGGLVFIDLRDHHGLTQLVLHPETPGFSIVERLRAESVIRVDGEVIARDASVVNPNLPTGEIEIRVSAVEVLSEAAELPLPVFGEPDYPEEIRLKHRYLDLRRETLHRNIVLRSRVIQSIRNRMFAQGFNEFQTPILTASSPEGARDFLVPSRLHPEKFYALPQAPQQFKQLLMVSGFDRYFQIAPCFRDEDLRADRSLEFYQLDVEMSFVTQEDVFAAIEPVMHGVFEEFSNGKPVSPISGTHTFTNDVGQSFEHKGFERLTYAQSMAWYGSDKPDLRNPIKMADVSAHFRDGGFGLFAKILGADAKNQVWAIPAPTGGSRAFCDRMNSWAQGEGQPGLGYVFWSEDQGGWGGPIAKNLGEPTQALMESLGLGSGDAAFFVAGDPAVFAKFAGLARTRVGTELKLVDENQFKFCWIVDFPMFEWNEDEKKVDFSHNPFSMPQGGLEALETQDPLTIRAYQYDIVCNGYELCSGAIRNHKPEIMLKAFATAGYGPEVVEEQFGGMLNAFRYGAPPHGGLAPGIDRIVMLLADQVAIREVIAFPLNQQGQDLLMNAPANVLDKQLKELHIRTAPPIKV, encoded by the coding sequence ATGACCTCCATGCACGCCTATCGCACCCACAACTGCGGCGCTCTGCGCGCCTCCGACACCGGTTCCACGGTGCGCCTGTCGGGCTGGATCCACCGCAAGCGCGACCACGGCGGTCTGGTCTTCATCGACCTGCGCGACCACCACGGTCTGACCCAGCTGGTGCTGCATCCGGAAACCCCGGGCTTCTCGATCGTCGAGCGCCTGCGCGCCGAGAGCGTGATCCGCGTCGACGGCGAAGTCATCGCTCGTGACGCCAGCGTGGTGAACCCGAACCTCCCGACCGGCGAGATCGAGATCCGCGTCTCGGCCGTCGAGGTCCTCTCCGAAGCCGCCGAGCTGCCGCTGCCGGTGTTCGGCGAGCCGGACTATCCCGAAGAGATCCGCCTCAAGCACCGCTATCTCGACCTGCGTCGCGAGACCCTGCACAGGAACATCGTCCTGCGCTCGCGCGTGATCCAGTCGATCCGCAACCGCATGTTCGCCCAGGGCTTCAACGAGTTCCAGACGCCGATCCTGACGGCGAGCTCGCCCGAGGGCGCGCGCGACTTCCTGGTGCCTTCGCGTCTGCACCCGGAGAAATTCTACGCGCTGCCCCAGGCGCCCCAGCAGTTCAAGCAGCTGCTGATGGTCTCGGGCTTCGACCGCTACTTCCAGATCGCCCCATGCTTCCGCGACGAGGACCTGCGCGCCGACCGCTCGCTGGAATTTTACCAGCTCGACGTCGAGATGAGCTTCGTCACCCAGGAAGACGTGTTCGCGGCCATCGAGCCGGTGATGCACGGCGTCTTCGAGGAGTTCTCGAACGGCAAGCCGGTCTCGCCGATCAGCGGGACCCACACCTTCACCAACGACGTCGGCCAATCGTTCGAGCACAAGGGCTTCGAGCGTCTGACCTACGCCCAGTCGATGGCCTGGTACGGCAGCGACAAGCCGGACCTGCGCAACCCGATCAAGATGGCCGACGTCTCGGCGCACTTCCGTGACGGCGGCTTTGGCCTTTTCGCCAAGATCCTGGGCGCGGACGCCAAGAACCAGGTGTGGGCGATCCCGGCCCCGACCGGCGGCAGCCGCGCCTTCTGCGACCGCATGAACAGCTGGGCCCAGGGCGAAGGCCAGCCGGGCCTGGGCTACGTCTTCTGGTCGGAAGACCAGGGCGGCTGGGGCGGCCCGATCGCCAAGAACCTGGGCGAGCCGACCCAGGCGCTGATGGAGTCGCTGGGCCTTGGCTCGGGCGACGCCGCCTTCTTCGTGGCCGGCGACCCGGCCGTGTTCGCCAAGTTCGCCGGCCTGGCGCGTACGCGCGTCGGCACGGAGCTGAAGCTGGTCGACGAAAACCAGTTCAAGTTCTGCTGGATCGTCGACTTCCCGATGTTCGAGTGGAACGAAGACGAGAAGAAGGTCGACTTCTCGCACAACCCGTTCTCGATGCCGCAAGGCGGTCTGGAGGCCCTGGAGACGCAGGACCCGCTGACCATCCGCGCCTACCAGTACGATATCGTCTGCAACGGCTACGAGCTGTGCTCGGGCGCGATCCGGAACCACAAGCCCGAGATCATGCTCAAGGCCTTCGCCACCGCCGGCTACGGCCCGGAAGTGGTTGAGGAGCAGTTTGGCGGCATGCTGAACGCCTTCCGCTATGGCGCCCCGCCGCACGGCGGCCTGGCGCCCGGCATCGACCGCATCGTCATGCTGCTGGCCGACCAGGTGGCCATCCGTGAGGTCATCGCCTTCCCGCTGAATCAGCAGGGCCAGGATCTGCTGATGAATGCGCCGGCCAACGTGCTCGACAAGCAGCTGAAGGAGCTGCACATCCGCACCGCGCCTCCGATCAAGGTGTGA
- the tpiA gene encoding triose-phosphate isomerase translates to MTLSSTTPRPLIAGNWKMNGLSTALDEARAIAAGLDRQPAAARVAIFPPATLLHRLGEAVEGSFVLVGGQDCHGKASGAHTGDISAEMVADAGGTMVIVGHSERRTDHGETCQQVAGKAQAALAAGLEPIVCVGESLEQRQGGGAVSFVIGQLRNSLPSSLAGQAFNVAYEPLWAIGTGHVASVENIVEMHAAIRAELVARFGEQGRVTPILYGGSVKPENAREILAAPEVGGALVGGASLKAKDFLAIVEAA, encoded by the coding sequence ATGACCCTTTCGAGCACGACTCCCCGGCCGCTGATCGCCGGAAACTGGAAGATGAACGGTCTTTCGACCGCTCTCGACGAGGCCCGGGCCATCGCGGCCGGACTGGACCGCCAGCCCGCCGCCGCCCGAGTCGCCATCTTCCCGCCCGCCACCCTGCTGCACCGCCTCGGCGAAGCGGTCGAGGGTTCGTTCGTCCTGGTCGGCGGCCAGGACTGCCACGGCAAGGCCAGCGGCGCCCATACCGGCGACATCTCGGCCGAGATGGTCGCCGACGCTGGCGGGACGATGGTGATCGTCGGCCACTCCGAGCGCCGCACCGACCACGGCGAGACCTGTCAGCAGGTGGCCGGCAAGGCCCAGGCGGCCCTGGCGGCGGGCCTGGAGCCCATCGTCTGCGTCGGCGAGAGCCTGGAACAGCGCCAGGGCGGCGGAGCGGTGAGCTTCGTGATCGGCCAGCTTCGCAATTCCCTGCCGTCCAGCCTGGCGGGCCAGGCCTTCAACGTCGCCTACGAGCCGCTGTGGGCCATCGGCACCGGCCACGTGGCCTCGGTCGAGAACATCGTCGAGATGCACGCGGCCATCCGCGCCGAGCTGGTCGCCCGGTTCGGCGAGCAGGGCAGGGTGACGCCGATCCTCTACGGCGGGTCGGTCAAGCCCGAGAACGCCCGCGAGATCCTGGCCGCGCCGGAAGTCGGCGGCGCCCTGGTCGGCGGCGCCTCGCTTAAGGCCAAGGACTTCCTGGCCATCGTCGAAGCGGCCTGA
- a CDS encoding peptidylprolyl isomerase, which translates to MLAGFRSFAKSPFAVLLFGLLIVSFAIFGISDVFKGPRGSGVISAGSRSLSAQDFKARFDNYRKAMEQRGGEAITPDQAVERGIDRQIVQELTLQESIAAAIQKMGVTPSDKLVGDIVHQQMSQLPPGQRPFSPITGKFDQQAYAALLAQNNLTPQAYEASLRDEIANAHFFSAVADGMRAPRIYAALQGAYLLEARDVAAFAVNPASVEKPGQPTDAQLTAFMNENRERLTRPETRVLSIMRVSAKALEPTVTLNPADVQKAFDFRKDSLAKPETRSIVQISAPDAKAAAVISQRLAKGEDPAAVAKAYGKTPLVLADKPKSAVPDRKVADAAFTLAAGQVSGPIAGELGVSVIKVTKVTPGVVATLDSVRPQIEAEVRAQTAQAKAYDQTQTYQDAHDGGADLVAAASKAGALVLTTAPITAQGADQTGQPVPGLTPDILKTAFELSQGGESELVELGKGEYYAVKVEKVVPAAMPPLAEIKPQLTAVWQAQEMGKRLKAKADELAARVKKGESLDAVAASAQSKVQKVPGLSRQNAREHMGLGQEFLGAAFQAKNGETFVARAGQQGEAFVVAKLETVHAAPADQVAQIAAFTQAQTANGLMRDLGEASRNAAKTQLKTKSNLTLARQAIGVDTDALAKAQGATGGKKAE; encoded by the coding sequence ATGCTCGCCGGTTTCCGCTCCTTCGCCAAATCGCCGTTCGCGGTTCTGCTGTTCGGCCTGCTGATCGTCAGCTTCGCCATCTTCGGCATCAGCGACGTGTTCAAGGGGCCGCGCGGCTCGGGCGTGATCAGCGCCGGTTCGCGCAGCCTGTCGGCCCAGGACTTCAAGGCGCGGTTCGACAACTACCGCAAGGCCATGGAGCAGCGCGGCGGCGAGGCGATCACGCCCGACCAGGCCGTCGAGCGCGGCATCGACCGACAGATCGTCCAGGAACTGACCCTGCAGGAATCGATCGCAGCCGCGATCCAGAAGATGGGCGTCACCCCGTCGGACAAGCTGGTCGGCGACATCGTCCACCAGCAGATGAGCCAGTTGCCGCCCGGCCAGCGCCCATTCAGCCCGATCACCGGCAAGTTCGACCAGCAGGCCTACGCTGCCCTGCTGGCCCAGAACAACCTGACGCCCCAAGCCTACGAGGCCTCGCTGCGCGACGAGATCGCCAACGCCCACTTCTTCTCGGCCGTCGCCGACGGCATGCGCGCGCCGCGCATCTACGCCGCCCTGCAAGGCGCCTACCTCTTGGAAGCGCGCGACGTCGCCGCCTTCGCGGTCAATCCCGCCTCGGTCGAAAAGCCCGGCCAGCCGACCGACGCCCAACTGACCGCGTTCATGAACGAGAACCGCGAGCGCCTGACGCGTCCGGAAACGCGCGTGCTGTCGATCATGCGCGTCAGCGCCAAGGCCCTGGAGCCGACCGTCACGCTGAACCCGGCCGACGTGCAGAAGGCCTTCGACTTCCGCAAGGACAGCTTGGCCAAGCCGGAGACCCGCTCGATCGTCCAGATCTCGGCCCCCGACGCCAAGGCCGCCGCCGTGATCTCGCAGCGCCTGGCCAAGGGCGAGGATCCGGCCGCCGTCGCCAAGGCCTACGGCAAGACCCCGCTGGTCCTGGCCGACAAGCCCAAGTCCGCCGTGCCGGACCGCAAGGTCGCCGACGCCGCCTTCACCCTGGCCGCCGGCCAGGTCAGCGGCCCGATCGCCGGCGAGCTGGGCGTCTCGGTGATCAAGGTCACCAAGGTCACGCCGGGCGTCGTCGCCACGCTGGACAGCGTCCGTCCGCAGATCGAGGCCGAGGTCCGCGCCCAGACCGCCCAGGCCAAGGCCTACGACCAGACCCAGACCTATCAGGACGCCCATGACGGCGGCGCCGACCTGGTCGCCGCGGCCAGCAAGGCCGGCGCCCTGGTGCTCACGACCGCCCCGATCACCGCCCAGGGCGCCGATCAGACCGGCCAGCCCGTCCCCGGCCTGACGCCCGACATCCTCAAGACCGCCTTCGAGCTGTCGCAAGGCGGCGAGAGCGAACTGGTCGAGCTGGGCAAGGGCGAATACTACGCCGTGAAGGTCGAGAAGGTCGTGCCGGCCGCCATGCCGCCGCTGGCCGAGATCAAGCCGCAGCTGACCGCCGTCTGGCAGGCCCAGGAGATGGGCAAGCGCCTGAAGGCCAAGGCCGACGAGCTGGCCGCCCGCGTCAAGAAGGGCGAGAGCCTGGACGCCGTCGCCGCCTCGGCCCAGTCGAAGGTCCAGAAGGTCCCCGGCCTGTCGCGCCAGAACGCTCGCGAGCACATGGGCCTGGGCCAGGAGTTCCTGGGCGCGGCCTTCCAGGCCAAGAACGGCGAGACCTTCGTGGCCCGCGCCGGCCAGCAGGGCGAGGCCTTCGTCGTCGCCAAGCTCGAGACCGTCCACGCCGCCCCGGCCGACCAGGTCGCCCAGATCGCGGCGTTCACCCAAGCCCAGACGGCCAACGGCCTGATGCGCGACCTGGGCGAGGCCTCGCGCAACGCCGCCAAGACCCAGTTGAAGACCAAGAGCAACCTGACCCTGGCGCGCCAGGCCATCGGCGTCGACACCGACGCCCTGGCGAAGGCGCAAGGCGCCACGGGCGGAAAGAAAGCCGAGTAA
- the trpE gene encoding anthranilate synthase component I, producing MSLEPAFDAFSEAYDSGRQQVVWTRLIDDLETPVSAYLKIAQTRPYSFLFESVEGGAWRGRYSIVTMNPDLVWRCRGDQAEIAEGDDIAAGRYAPQPGGALDSLRDLVARSRMELPKGLPPMAAGVFGALGYDLVRLVERLPDINEDTLGLPDGIMTRPQIVAIFDAIAQEIILTTAVRPKAGVSAQDAYAAARARIETVMADLHRPLAHDAPRAPRDPMAFTTPVSRADYADVVAKAKDYIAAGDIFQVVASHRFRAPFDLPPFALYRSLRRTNPSPFLFFLNLDGFNLVGSSPEILVRLRDGKITIRPIAGTRPRGATPEQDAALEAELLADPKERAEHLMLLDLGRNDVGRVAMLNHQGRNTPAERPKGPNVRVTESFKIERYSHVMHIVSNVEGNAPEGVDPVDVLMAALPAGTLSGAPKVRAMEIIDELEVEKRGIGYAGAVGYFGADGSVDTCIVLRTALVKDGMMYVQAGGGIVADSDPDAEYDETLHKSRALKRAAEEAWRFS from the coding sequence ATGAGTCTGGAACCCGCCTTCGACGCCTTTTCGGAAGCCTATGATTCCGGACGTCAACAGGTCGTCTGGACCCGTCTGATCGACGATCTCGAGACCCCGGTCTCGGCCTATCTGAAGATCGCCCAGACGCGTCCCTACAGCTTCCTGTTCGAGAGCGTGGAAGGCGGCGCCTGGCGCGGTCGCTATTCGATCGTGACCATGAACCCGGACCTCGTCTGGCGCTGCCGCGGCGACCAGGCCGAGATCGCAGAGGGCGACGACATCGCCGCCGGCCGCTACGCGCCCCAGCCGGGCGGCGCGCTGGACAGCCTGCGCGACCTCGTGGCCCGTTCGCGCATGGAGCTGCCCAAGGGCCTGCCGCCCATGGCCGCCGGCGTGTTCGGGGCCCTGGGCTACGATCTGGTCCGCCTGGTCGAGCGTCTGCCCGACATCAACGAGGACACGCTGGGCCTGCCGGACGGGATCATGACCCGCCCGCAGATCGTCGCGATCTTCGACGCCATCGCCCAGGAAATCATCCTGACCACGGCCGTGCGCCCCAAGGCCGGCGTGTCGGCCCAGGACGCCTACGCCGCCGCCCGCGCGCGAATCGAGACGGTGATGGCCGACCTGCATCGTCCTCTGGCCCACGACGCGCCCCGCGCGCCTCGAGACCCGATGGCGTTCACGACGCCGGTCAGCCGCGCCGACTACGCCGACGTGGTCGCCAAGGCCAAGGACTACATCGCCGCCGGCGACATCTTCCAGGTCGTGGCCAGCCACCGCTTCCGCGCGCCCTTCGACCTGCCGCCGTTCGCCCTGTACCGCTCGCTGCGCCGGACCAATCCGTCGCCGTTCCTGTTCTTCCTGAACCTGGACGGCTTCAACCTGGTCGGCTCCAGCCCCGAGATCCTGGTTCGCCTGCGCGACGGCAAGATCACCATCCGGCCGATCGCCGGCACCCGTCCGCGCGGCGCCACGCCCGAGCAGGACGCGGCGCTGGAAGCCGAGCTGCTGGCCGATCCCAAGGAACGCGCCGAGCACCTGATGCTGCTGGACCTGGGCCGCAACGACGTGGGTCGCGTGGCCATGCTGAACCATCAGGGCCGCAACACGCCGGCTGAGCGTCCGAAAGGCCCGAACGTCCGCGTGACCGAGAGCTTCAAGATCGAGCGCTACAGCCACGTGATGCACATCGTCTCGAACGTCGAGGGCAACGCGCCCGAGGGCGTCGATCCGGTCGACGTGCTGATGGCCGCCCTGCCCGCCGGCACGCTCTCGGGCGCGCCCAAGGTGCGGGCGATGGAGATCATCGACGAACTGGAAGTCGAGAAGCGCGGCATCGGCTATGCCGGCGCGGTCGGCTATTTCGGCGCCGACGGCTCGGTCGACACCTGCATCGTGCTGCGCACGGCGCTTGTGAAGGACGGCATGATGTACGTGCAGGCCGGCGGCGGCATCGTCGCCGACAGCGATCCGGACGCCGAGTACGATGAGACTCTGCACAAGTCCCGCGCCCTCAAGCGCGCGGCCGAGGAAGCCTGGCGATTCAGCTGA
- a CDS encoding anthranilate synthase component II: protein MILVIDNYDSFTYNLVHYLNELGAETVVYRNDALTVQEALGLHPAAVLLSPGPKAPDQAGICLPLLRAAPEDLPILGVCLGHQAIGQAYGGEVIRAKQVMHGKVSKVRHNDKGIFKGLPNPFTATRYHSLAVRKEDLPPELEVTAWTDDGEIMGVQHRTRPVFGVQFHPESIATEGGHQMLANFMDLANVKRDAAVWV, encoded by the coding sequence ATGATCCTCGTCATCGATAACTACGACAGCTTCACCTACAACCTCGTCCACTATCTGAACGAGCTGGGGGCCGAGACGGTCGTCTACCGCAACGACGCGCTGACGGTGCAGGAAGCCCTGGGCCTGCATCCGGCCGCCGTGCTGCTGTCACCCGGCCCCAAGGCCCCCGACCAGGCCGGCATCTGCCTGCCGCTGCTGCGCGCCGCGCCGGAAGACCTGCCGATCCTTGGCGTTTGCCTCGGCCACCAGGCCATCGGCCAAGCCTACGGCGGCGAGGTGATCCGCGCCAAGCAGGTCATGCACGGCAAGGTCAGCAAGGTGCGCCATAACGACAAGGGCATCTTCAAGGGCCTGCCCAACCCGTTCACCGCCACCCGCTACCATAGCCTGGCCGTCCGCAAGGAGGACTTGCCGCCCGAGCTGGAGGTCACCGCCTGGACCGACGACGGCGAGATCATGGGCGTGCAGCACAGGACGCGCCCCGTGTTCGGCGTCCAGTTCCACCCGGAATCGATCGCCACCGAGGGCGGCCACCAGATGCTGGCCAACTTCATGGACCTCGCGAACGTCAAGCGCGACGCGGCGGTCTGGGTCTAG